The genomic segment ATAAATACGATCAATGAGTTTTAACACAACCTTTTATAAATGGTGAAAAAAATGAGTTATATGATCCTTATATAAATCCAGAAACTGGTGTGAGAATTCAATCAATATTTGTTAATGAAAAACCTTTATCCAAACCCTTTTTAATTGATCCAAAAGATCGTTATGGACAATTGATTGGTGGAGATGTTCAAGATGATCCTTTAAGGTGAGGATACTTTGCTGAAGCTTATGTTGTTAATAAGGGAATTAAATACTTGTATGATGATGAACAGTTAAAACAATTTTCTAAAATAGAAAGAGTTGAAATTGATCCAGTTACATTTCAAGAAGTTGGTTCAAAAACACAAGTGAAAATTAATAATGAAGTTCAATTTTCTAATCCAGGAACTTGGCATTATATTTTTTATTTAAAAGATTTTGTAGATCAAAGTTCATGAGGTAGTAATTCTATCCATAATCCACCAATAAATAAAGATATTAGAGCAATACAAGGAACTGTTATTCATAAAATCATAACTTTAGATAGTGATGCTAAAAACTATAGACGTTTTTTAGATTTAGAATCTTCAAAAAAGAATTCTAAAATACATGAATGGTTTACAGTTACATCTGGTGGTCACTTAAGAAGTTTTATGATCGCAAACGCAATTATAACTTCAGCAGATGCTTTACAACTTATTAAATATGAGCAAATTGTAAAATATTGACGTCAATACGTTTCAGCTGCAATAAATGGCCATATGACTTATAACCCAGAAACTGATGATAGGTTAAATTTAAGCGATTGACAACCAATTTACTTTCCTATGAAGCAAACAGAGGAAATTGCTGCTAAAGCATATATAACAAGGAAAATAAAAGAGCAAATGTTTAGTTTTAAAGGCTCTGCCATAGAAAAAGATTATATTATTGAATCAACACAAGGGCATATTCCACTTAATGATATGGAATTAAGTAAATTTGTAAGTATAAGTGAAGATAACCCTATTGAACAACTAGATGTAACTGTAATAGCTACTCCTGAATCATTACTACTTGTTGGGAATCTAGAATTTCAAATAAACAATGACATAAAATATGATCCTGACCTTGAAATTAGTTTAAGCGATGTAAAATTTAAGACTCAAGAAGGTAATTTTAGTAACTGACCTGAAGAAAACAAAAAAGCATTTTTAGAAAATTATCTTTTAGGTTATGTTGGGCAAACTCTTGATCAATATAGAATAGCTAAGAATGAAACGTTAAAGCAAATTCCTGAAAAAGATAAAGATGGAAAACCAACAGGTAATTTTATTGACAAACAAATCCCAGAATATAAATATGCAAAAGATTATGCAATTTTTATTGATGGTATGAAACTAGACATAACACAAGAACCCAATATTAATGAATATATTGATCAATTCTTGAATGTTGCTAAAAAACGTGTAATGTGAGTAAGAATAAATGCTGTTAGGGGCACAACTTTGTTAAGTGGTGCTACTAGTTATCAAGTAATTAATGACCCTAAATCTAATGTTAAACCACCAATTAAACCACTTCCAGAAAAACCAGATCCTGAAATTCCTGGACCAGGAGGTGAAAAACCAAATAAAAAGCTATTTGGTGGAATCTGATGATTGGTTACAATACCAGCAATTGCTATAATAGCTATTACTTTATTTGCTGTAGTTAAGCGAAAAAGAAAATTAAAAGGCTATAAATTAAAATAAAAGAAAGGCAGGTGAATAAAATGTATTTTCCTAATAAAAATGATGAGTGGTACACATTGCCCTATGCGATTGAACCTATTTTAGAATTTCTTAAACCAAACTCAAAAATATTATGCCCATTTGACACTATTGATTGCGAATATGTAAATGTTTTAAAAAAGGCAGGTCACAAGGTCAGTTATAGGCACATTAAAGACGGATTTGATTTTTTTGATTTGGAAAGTGGTGATGTTTTATCTTTTGATTACATCATTTCAAATCCACCTTACAGTTTAAGAAAACAAGTGTTTATCAAATTGGAAGAATTAAACAAACCATTCGCTATGTTAGTGCCTTTGGTATCAATAGCTTTAAAACCTATAAGAGAAAAAATACAAGACAAACAATTGTTAATTTTTGACAAAAGAATTAAGTTTAAATCAAATGAGGGGTTAGTTTGCAAAAACCCACCATCTGAAACAGCATATATTTGCAAAAACATTTTACCTAAACAAATTATCTTTAAAGAACTACTTTTTTAATTTGAATGATATAATTGATTTACTTGTACTTATAAAATATTAGGAGGTTTTATGAAAAATAGTGAATTAGAATTTTACTTACATAATTATTTGTTTAATGTTGTTAGTGATATGAAAAAAAGAAATTTGTACAAATATGATTGAAATGTTAATAAGTCTGATTTTGAAGAAATAAACTCAAAATTATCAACAGCATCAAAAAATCTTTCTAATTCTATCAATCCTTCTTTAGGAAAACCAGATTTAATATATTTTAATCCCGAGACTAAGCTTTTAATTTTAGGAGAAATTAAAAACGATAAGAAAAAACACACATCTAATAAAATCGGAAAAATAACTGACCCAAAAATTTTTGCAACAGATGGAGTACTGCATTATATGAGTTTTTTTAAAGATTATGACGTATTTGGAATAGCTGCTTCAGGTTCTAAGGGTGATTACATAATTGATCAATTTTATTCAAAAAAAGATAGCCTCATTTTTGAACCCTTACCATCTCAAAGAATATTAAATGAGTTTGATTACGAGAATATTATAGCTGATGATTTGATTGATGAAAAAGTTGATAACCTAAGTGATGCAATTTCTTCTTTAAATAAGCTAATGGATGATAGTAAAATTTCTACAGAAAAAAGACCGATAATTACTGGTTCTATAATTTTTTCTTTAACGCATTTTAAGCAAATACAAACAGACATTGAAAAGCACAAGACTAATACAAGCAACATTAGTGGTTTACTAATTAGTTCTATAAAAACTAAAATGTTAAATGTTTTGCCTGAAAATAAAAGAGACAAAAATATTGGAATTATTGATAGATTTTGTAATCTAATTGAATCATATTCAATAAATAATGAAATTTGAAAAAAAATTATTGATAACATAGATCAAAAATTAATGCCAATTATAAACAAAATGAAAAAAGAGTCTTATCATGATTTTTCTGGTGACATGTATAGAGTTTTACTGAGATACACATCGGGAGATGGAAAAATTTTAGGTCAAGTTTTAACTCCAAAACACATAGCAAATTTAATGATAGACCTAGCAGAATTAAAAAAAGATGACTCTGTAATAGATCCTGCTTGTGGAACGGGAATTTTTTTAGTTAATTCTATGAATAAATTAATATCAATGGCTAAAAATGATGAAGAAATTGAGACAATTAAAAGTAAAAAAATATACGGAATAGAGATATCTAAAGAAATGTTTTTTTTAACATTAGTGAATATGCTTATTAATGATGATGGTAAGACTAATATTTTTGTTGATGACGACAACCCCGAACCTAAAAAATCTGGAATTTTTAAATACGATAAAAAAGACTTTGTAGAAAATCCTAAAAAAGTTATAATGAATCCGCCTTATTTATCTCAGGATGAAATGTGAAAATTTATAAATAAATCTTTAACATTGGCAACAGAAAAAGTTGTAATAATTGTTTCAACTTCTATTTTTAAAGGAAATACTGATTTTAAAAGAGAGTTCTTGAAAAATAATTCGCTGATGGCTGTTATTAATATGCCAAACAATATTTTTCAAAACAAAAGTTCTTCTGGCGCACAAGTTAAAACATCTATTCTTGTCGCTGATATAGGAAGGCCAAATTCTGAAAATTATCTTGGAACATATTTTTATGACCTTAAAGATGATGGTTTCATATCTAGCAAAAAACATGGTAGATACGATGGCATTAAAAAATGGTCACAAATTAAAAGTGATTTTTTAGAGAATTATAAAAATAGAAAAGAAATTTTAAATACATCAATTAACATAAAGAACGTATCTGAAAATGATACATGAAATTTTAATTTCTATAATAAAATATCTTCTGAAGATTTTTTAAATTTGAATGATTATTTATTTAATTTGTTTGAAGAAATAGTAAATAAGAATAACAATAAAGATAAATATAAAATTTATGATCATTTCTTAAACATAGACTCTGAATTAAAAGCTTATGATATAAAAAAATATATTAAAAATTTTAAATTAAAGGAAACTTCAGCTAATGAGCATTTGGAAATTAAAAAAAATATTAATAATGCACTAAGAATTGAAAAATATATAGATATCAAAGATGGAGATATCTCATATGTCGCTGCATCAAATTCTAGAAACGGTTGTAGAATAAGCAATATAAGAAATATATATAATGAATCTGTTTTGGATAATTTATTTACATGAAACACTCAAGGAGATGGGGGAGCAGGCCTAGCTTTCTTCCATCCTTATAAATTTATTGTAGCAAGCACATGCAAAGTTTTTGATTTGATAGACAAGACATTGAGTCTAGAGCACAAAATTTTTATTGCTTTTGCTATGAGCCTAGAACACAAAAATAGATATTTTGGATATTCAATAAGTGAAGGTGAGTTCAAAAATGGAACTTTAAAATTAACTTTACCTGTAAACAACAAAGAAGAACCAGATTGGAATTTAATTTATGAAATTATGGTTAATAATCCTATATTTATTAAAATTAAAAAATATTTAAACTTATTTTAAAATAAACCTTTTGAAAAATAAAAAGGTTTTTTTATTGCTATTTTTTCATTGTTAAGGTTTTTTCAATTAAATCAATTATAATTTTATTGTACAACTAGTAACTAAATATAATCCCGAAAGAAAGAGGGAGTATTCACATAAGTGAGTACTCCTTTTTCTAATTTAGAAAGCAGGTTCTAATGAATAGAAAACAAAATAACATTTTCAAAGTAATAAGATTTTATGATCCCAACAACTCAAAACAAAGATTGACAAACTATTATCGCGGCAAAAAAGGTTCTAAAAATATTACTTATATCGATTACATAACAAGAAAACAAGCATGTATTTTAAAAGCACTTCCTGAAAAAGCTTTGCAAGAAAATAGAGAGTTAAATGAATTCATGTTAGAAAGCAGGAGTGAGTGAAGACAGAAATGATTAAACAAAGGAGTGAGTGAAGAATTTTTAAAAGCTAGTGAAAATATATTTGATGATGAAAAGTATTCAAAGTATGGTTGAAACTTTAAAACAAAATTATTTAATTCATTAAATGAAGCAGGCCATTTTCAAAATTCTGATTTTATAGCTAGAGAATCTACAATCTTTAATTTAACACAAGAAACTGAACAAGAAATGTTAAAAGAACTTTTGGAAATAGATAGAGAACGCTCAAGAAGACAAAAGAGTATTGAAGAATATAAAAAAGTGCAATGAGGAACTGGACTTTATACTAATCAGGCACATTTCAAAACTAAAGGTAGTTATATTTTTGGTGAGTTGTCAAAACAAGAAGTTCAAAATTTAAAAAATGAATTTTTAAATATGAGGAATAACAATGATAGGTTAATGTGAGATACTGTTTTATCTTTTGATACAGAATTTGCTGAAGATAACAATATTTTGGTTCCTGAAGTAATTGGAAAACTCATAAGTAAAAATATTGATCAATTATTTATTGAAAACAATTTAGACCCTAAAAGAATGAGTTGGGGATTTTCTATGCATGGAAATACATCTAATCCACACGCTCATTTATTTTTTTATGAAAATGAACCTAACAGAAATGGTGAATGAAAATTCAAGGGAAATTTAAACCAAGAATCTATGAAGTATTTTTATCAAAGAATTGAATTAAATGCTCAAACTAATGAACTAAGTTACCAAAAAATGAGAGTTTTAGAATTAGAAACCAAAGCCTTAATTTCTGAAGAAATAAGTGGACAATTCTTTTTATCTAAACATCAACAATTCTTGATTCATAAACAAATTAAAAAAATAGATGAATTAAGTTTAAAAATTAAAGATTTAGAACTTAATTTTAGAAAAAGATATTTATCTGAACAGCTAACTGTTAAAGAAAAACAAAATCATAATAAAAATATAAAATCAATGAAAAATAATTTAATTAATAACATAAATTTAATTCATGAAAGCCATTCTAAAAATAAACTAAAACAATTTTTTGAAAGAAGAACTAATTTAACAGAAATTGAAAAGCAAATCGCAAAAAAGGTAGATTCCAATATGTTGTTTCTCAATAAAATTAACACTTGAGAAAAACTTAAATGTTCAATGGTAAAAACCCAAAAATTATTAAATCATGAACACATAAGTTGATTTGAAACAATGAAAACTTATAGAACTAAAAAGGGCTCAACATTAAGTTTTAACACATTAAATGATGAAGGAAAGATCGAAGCTATATCATATGTTGAAAATATAATAAAGCAGTCTAAAAATGGTACGTTAATGCTTCAAAACATCCAAAGTAAAGTTGATGATATTTCGCATGAACTAACAAAAGTTCTTCTAAAGAAAATTGATGATAATGATACCAAAACCATTCAAACATTAAAAACAATAGATGCTCTCGATAAATTAAATTTAAAAATAAATTCACAAAGTTTATATAATAATTTATCTGAAAATAATTTAACAAAAGAACAAAAAGAAACTTTAATTTTTAATGAAGTGAAAAACTCACTAATGAATGGCGAAAATGGTTATTATTCAAAACATGTTAATGTGTTATTTAATGAAATTTATAATCAAAATTTTCAACTAGGAATCAAAAAGGAATTCAAAGAAAATAAATTTTTGACTCAAAACGTCTCTAAAATATCTAATTCGATTAGCGATGCTTTTAAACTGGGTTCTAGACAAGCAGCATATGAATTTGAAAATGAAATGAAAAGACTGAAAATGAAAGCTGAAAATGAAATTGAAAAATATGAAAGAGAAAGGATTAGGATATAAAAATGTTAATTCCAATATATACTTTAATCTCTATTAATTTTTGTTTAATAGTTTGGCTTGTTATCGATTATTTTAAAAATTTAAAAAAATACCAAAAATTAATTAAAGAAAAACAGTTTGACACTATAAAAGTTTTAAAAAACAAAAAGAAAAAATCTAGAAAGACAATTTATTTATCTATGTCTTTTATATATAT from the Entomoplasma ellychniae genome contains:
- a CDS encoding HsdM family class I SAM-dependent methyltransferase, which gives rise to MKNSELEFYLHNYLFNVVSDMKKRNLYKYDWNVNKSDFEEINSKLSTASKNLSNSINPSLGKPDLIYFNPETKLLILGEIKNDKKKHTSNKIGKITDPKIFATDGVLHYMSFFKDYDVFGIAASGSKGDYIIDQFYSKKDSLIFEPLPSQRILNEFDYENIIADDLIDEKVDNLSDAISSLNKLMDDSKISTEKRPIITGSIIFSLTHFKQIQTDIEKHKTNTSNISGLLISSIKTKMLNVLPENKRDKNIGIIDRFCNLIESYSINNEIWKKIIDNIDQKLMPIINKMKKESYHDFSGDMYRVLLRYTSGDGKILGQVLTPKHIANLMIDLAELKKDDSVIDPACGTGIFLVNSMNKLISMAKNDEEIETIKSKKIYGIEISKEMFFLTLVNMLINDDGKTNIFVDDDNPEPKKSGIFKYDKKDFVENPKKVIMNPPYLSQDEMWKFINKSLTLATEKVVIIVSTSIFKGNTDFKREFLKNNSLMAVINMPNNIFQNKSSSGAQVKTSILVADIGRPNSENYLGTYFYDLKDDGFISSKKHGRYDGIKKWSQIKSDFLENYKNRKEILNTSINIKNVSENDTWNFNFYNKISSEDFLNLNDYLFNLFEEIVNKNNNKDKYKIYDHFLNIDSELKAYDIKKYIKNFKLKETSANEHLEIKKNINNALRIEKYIDIKDGDISYVAASNSRNGCRISNIRNIYNESVLDNLFTWNTQGDGGAGLAFFHPYKFIVASTCKVFDLIDKTLSLEHKIFIAFAMSLEHKNRYFGYSISEGEFKNGTLKLTLPVNNKEEPDWNLIYEIMVNNPIFIKIKKYLNLF
- a CDS encoding sugar-phospahte nucleotidyltransferase, which translates into the protein MYFPNKNDEWYTLPYAIEPILEFLKPNSKILCPFDTIDCEYVNVLKKAGHKVSYRHIKDGFDFFDLESGDVLSFDYIISNPPYSLRKQVFIKLEELNKPFAMLVPLVSIALKPIREKIQDKQLLIFDKRIKFKSNEGLVCKNPPSETAYICKNILPKQIIFKELLF
- a CDS encoding relaxase MobL, which codes for MNRKQNNIFKVIRFYDPNNSKQRLTNYYRGKKGSKNITYIDYITRKQACILKALPEKALQENRELNEFMLESRSEWRQKWLNKGVSEEFLKASENIFDDEKYSKYGWNFKTKLFNSLNEAGHFQNSDFIARESTIFNLTQETEQEMLKELLEIDRERSRRQKSIEEYKKVQWGTGLYTNQAHFKTKGSYIFGELSKQEVQNLKNEFLNMRNNNDRLMWDTVLSFDTEFAEDNNILVPEVIGKLISKNIDQLFIENNLDPKRMSWGFSMHGNTSNPHAHLFFYENEPNRNGEWKFKGNLNQESMKYFYQRIELNAQTNELSYQKMRVLELETKALISEEISGQFFLSKHQQFLIHKQIKKIDELSLKIKDLELNFRKRYLSEQLTVKEKQNHNKNIKSMKNNLINNINLIHESHSKNKLKQFFERRTNLTEIEKQIAKKVDSNMLFLNKINTWEKLKCSMVKTQKLLNHEHISWFETMKTYRTKKGSTLSFNTLNDEGKIEAISYVENIIKQSKNGTLMLQNIQSKVDDISHELTKVLLKKIDDNDTKTIQTLKTIDALDKLNLKINSQSLYNNLSENNLTKEQKETLIFNEVKNSLMNGENGYYSKHVNVLFNEIYNQNFQLGIKKEFKENKFLTQNVSKISNSISDAFKLGSRQAAYEFENEMKRLKMKAENEIEKYERERIRI